From Streptomyces sp. NBC_00370, a single genomic window includes:
- a CDS encoding nuclear transport factor 2 family protein: MSVNRYETAVARYFEAWNATSDAARATAVGAAWHEDGGYVDPLAEVTGHGPIAELIGGAQAQFPGHAFRLTGAVDGHHDTARFSWELVSLADGAAPVAGSDVVTLAADGRIVSVLGFLDRVPAVA; the protein is encoded by the coding sequence ATGTCGGTTAACCGTTACGAGACCGCCGTCGCCCGCTACTTCGAGGCCTGGAACGCGACGTCCGATGCGGCGCGCGCCACGGCGGTGGGTGCCGCGTGGCACGAGGACGGCGGATACGTCGACCCGCTCGCCGAGGTCACCGGCCACGGCCCCATCGCCGAGCTGATCGGCGGGGCGCAGGCGCAGTTCCCCGGTCACGCGTTCCGGCTGACCGGCGCCGTGGACGGCCATCACGACACGGCGCGCTTCAGCTGGGAGCTGGTCTCGCTCGCCGACGGCGCGGCGCCGGTGGCGGGCTCCGACGTCGTCACGCTGGCCGCCGACGGCCGGATCGTCAGTGTGCTCGGCTTCCTCGACCGGGTGCCCGCCGTCGCCTGA